In one Corallococcus sp. EGB genomic region, the following are encoded:
- a CDS encoding cyclic nucleotide-binding domain-containing protein: MAPSETSSWNRRVLPAGAFQFALIAGVTQLKTSANALVLSRFESQALPYLYLLGALMTAALTLLPRGRPGAPTESPGILTGVGGVLALGLAAALSAGQRMPALALYLFADCFSTFVSFRFWGRMAAAFDAREARRAFTVLNGFGMGGGIAGGLLVQALAERLGTPAVVVSGAVSLLAAGAIFHHLHKAEPAQPARPRSLQAWFPAWSYLGESPYAQVLAALGIAFAVLSSFVDYLFRLRVEGTLSEDGLAALFGSLQLWIGLFCVAFQLLVAERLLKRMGLLMYLALVPMVLAPLAGATLVTGQLWPVHLLRLVETAVSYSILPVGIQLLYAAVPDEQREGLRSAVDGLLRKGGVVLAGVLLIGAGRGANGLTMAVAVVALCAALGLLLVRLKPAYLTALGEQVGAHEEEEVELGGEAQKLLVEALGAPTPERVLRAVDMLEHAEASPLRQHLAALLSHPHERVQERGVTLALSMEARELAPMLERLVEEGPRRPRDQAVWALARLSPERAERLLPPLLTSSDVGLRCAAIGALMRTQGNSAALESLRELLAKGDHAPVAERREVARLLGRLKDPRFAAPLSLYLEDMDISVRRVALVAVGEGGYVELAPRLLPFLSWREERPAARESLVQLGDAVTPLLELQLNNKAAPLAMRMQLPRVLRGIGSSAALNALLFSNVRDDAALHFRIGAQLSRLREEQPDHPVDVDRIHEALGRRRDTYRQLVGAFRDVQAALGPQSLLTRAVGDRLDQALELSFFLLGLLHPPQAMRRIHQHLVGNDSRRRAYALELLENLVAQEERELVMEQVEAHHRELPPGAPGRLWRRLANLVQSEDVVLRACARHVARVNGLDVLPQEGDMSDTIVQRMFALEGVSVFSQSDVDDIAAIAEVAREASYKTGQRLYSQGDPGDALYVIVEGAVDAFRNGEHVLRFQAKEAIGEVSLLDGAPRPTDMIAAVDTRVLVIDRRDFLDLLADRPELLTGFFRSVSQQLQSVIDLPARREEGQRLELGAPQQPPAALEGIGGLPPEGNAPSDV; the protein is encoded by the coding sequence GTGGCCCCTTCTGAAACCTCATCCTGGAACCGCCGCGTCCTGCCGGCGGGTGCCTTCCAGTTCGCGCTCATCGCTGGGGTGACGCAGCTCAAGACGTCCGCGAACGCGCTGGTGCTGTCGCGCTTCGAGTCCCAGGCGCTGCCGTACCTCTACCTCCTGGGTGCGTTGATGACGGCGGCGCTGACGCTGCTGCCGCGCGGCCGGCCGGGGGCGCCCACCGAGTCCCCGGGCATCCTCACCGGGGTGGGTGGGGTGCTGGCGCTGGGGCTGGCGGCGGCGCTGTCCGCGGGGCAGCGCATGCCGGCGCTGGCGCTGTACCTCTTCGCGGACTGCTTCAGCACGTTCGTGTCGTTCCGCTTCTGGGGGCGCATGGCGGCCGCGTTCGACGCGCGCGAGGCGCGCCGGGCGTTCACGGTGCTCAACGGCTTTGGCATGGGCGGCGGCATCGCGGGGGGCCTGCTGGTGCAGGCGCTGGCGGAGCGGTTGGGCACGCCCGCGGTGGTGGTGAGCGGCGCGGTGAGCCTGCTGGCCGCGGGCGCCATCTTCCACCACCTGCACAAGGCGGAGCCGGCGCAGCCCGCGCGCCCGCGCTCGCTGCAGGCGTGGTTCCCCGCGTGGAGCTACCTGGGGGAGAGCCCGTACGCGCAGGTGCTGGCGGCGCTGGGCATCGCCTTCGCCGTGCTGTCGTCCTTCGTGGACTACCTCTTCCGCCTGCGCGTGGAGGGCACGCTCAGCGAGGACGGGCTGGCGGCGCTGTTCGGCTCGCTGCAGCTGTGGATTGGCCTGTTCTGCGTGGCCTTCCAGCTGCTCGTGGCGGAGCGGCTGCTCAAGCGCATGGGCCTGCTCATGTACCTGGCGCTGGTGCCCATGGTGCTCGCGCCGCTGGCGGGCGCCACGCTGGTGACGGGGCAGCTGTGGCCGGTGCACCTGCTGCGGCTGGTGGAGACGGCGGTGAGCTACTCCATCCTCCCGGTGGGCATCCAGCTGCTCTACGCGGCCGTGCCGGACGAGCAGCGCGAGGGGCTGCGCAGCGCGGTGGACGGGCTTCTGCGCAAGGGCGGCGTGGTGCTGGCGGGCGTCCTGCTCATCGGCGCGGGCCGGGGCGCCAACGGCCTCACCATGGCCGTCGCGGTGGTGGCGCTGTGCGCCGCGCTGGGCCTGCTGCTCGTGCGCCTCAAGCCCGCGTACCTCACGGCGCTGGGCGAACAGGTGGGCGCCCACGAAGAGGAAGAGGTGGAGCTGGGCGGCGAGGCGCAGAAGCTCCTGGTGGAGGCGCTGGGGGCGCCCACCCCGGAGCGGGTGCTGCGCGCGGTGGACATGCTGGAGCACGCGGAGGCGTCGCCCCTGCGGCAGCACCTGGCCGCGCTGCTCAGCCACCCCCACGAGCGCGTGCAGGAGCGCGGCGTGACGCTGGCCCTGTCCATGGAGGCGCGGGAGCTGGCGCCCATGCTGGAGCGGCTGGTGGAGGAGGGCCCCCGGCGCCCTCGCGACCAGGCCGTGTGGGCGCTGGCGCGCCTGTCCCCGGAGCGCGCGGAGCGGCTGTTGCCGCCGCTGCTCACCAGCTCCGACGTGGGCCTGCGCTGCGCGGCCATTGGCGCGCTGATGCGCACGCAGGGCAACTCCGCGGCGCTGGAGTCCCTGCGCGAGCTGCTGGCGAAGGGAGACCACGCGCCCGTGGCCGAGCGGCGCGAGGTGGCGCGGCTGTTGGGCCGGTTGAAGGACCCCCGGTTCGCGGCGCCGCTGTCGCTCTATCTGGAGGACATGGACATCTCCGTGCGGCGCGTGGCGCTGGTGGCGGTGGGGGAGGGCGGCTACGTGGAGCTGGCGCCGCGCCTCCTGCCGTTCCTGTCCTGGCGCGAGGAGCGCCCCGCCGCGCGCGAGTCGCTGGTGCAGCTGGGCGACGCGGTGACGCCGCTGTTGGAGCTGCAGCTCAACAACAAGGCCGCGCCGCTGGCCATGCGCATGCAACTGCCCCGCGTGCTTCGCGGCATCGGTTCGTCCGCGGCGCTCAACGCGCTGCTGTTCTCCAACGTGCGCGACGACGCGGCGCTGCACTTCCGCATCGGCGCGCAGCTGTCGCGCCTGCGCGAGGAGCAGCCGGACCACCCGGTGGACGTGGACCGCATCCACGAGGCGCTGGGCCGCCGCCGCGACACGTACCGCCAGCTGGTGGGGGCCTTCCGCGACGTGCAGGCGGCGCTGGGGCCCCAGTCGCTGCTCACCCGCGCGGTGGGCGACCGGTTGGATCAGGCGCTGGAGCTGTCGTTCTTCCTCCTGGGCCTGCTGCACCCGCCACAGGCCATGCGCCGCATCCACCAGCACCTGGTGGGCAATGACTCGCGCCGGCGCGCCTATGCGCTGGAGCTGCTGGAGAACCTGGTGGCGCAGGAGGAGCGCGAGCTGGTGATGGAGCAGGTGGAGGCCCACCACCGCGAGCTCCCGCCGGGCGCGCCGGGCCGGCTGTGGCGGCGGCTGGCGAACCTGGTGCAGAGCGAGGACGTGGTGCTGCGCGCTTGCGCCCGCCATGTAGCGCGGGTGAACGGGCTGGACGTGCTCCCGCAGGAGGGTGACATGAGCGATACCATCGTCCAACGGATGTTCGCCCTGGAGGGCGTGAGCGTCTTCTCCCAGAGCGACGTGGATGACATCGCGGCCATCGCGGAGGTGGCGCGCGAGGCGTCCTACAAGACGGGCCAGCGGCTCTACAGCCAGGGTGACCCGGGCGACGCGCTCTACGTCATCGTCGAGGGCGCGGTGGACGCGTTCCGCAACGGCGAGCACGTGCTGCGCTTCCAGGCGAAGGAGGCCATCGGCGAGGTGAGCCTGCTCGACGGCGCGCCCCGTCCCACGGACATGATCGCCGCGGTGGACACGCGCGTGCTCGTCATCGACCGGCGCGACTTCCTGGACCTGCTGGCGGACCGGCCGGAGCTGCTCACCGGCTTCTTCCGCTCCGTGAGCCAGCAGCTCCAGAGCGTCATCGACCTGCCCGCGCGCCGCGAGGAGGGCCAGCGGCTGGAGCTGGGAGCGCCCCAGCAGCCCCCCGCGGCGCTGGAGGGCATTGGCGGCCTGCCCCCCGAGGGCAACGCGCCCTCCGACGTGTGA